The Methanocella arvoryzae MRE50 DNA window CGGCGAGGGTGTTGGCGACTGCCATGCCGAGGTCGTTGTGGCAGTGGACGGCGATCGGGAGCTTGACGGTCTTGAGGATCTCGCCTACCATGAACCTCATTGTGGCGGGAGTCATGATGCCGACGGTGTCGATCGCTCCGACGTAGTCGGCTCCCGCCTCTTCGCCTGCCCGGTAGAACCGCTTCAGGAAATCGAGCCCGGTCCTGCTGCCGTCTTCTGGAGAGAATCGCACGATGAGCCCGTGCCTCTTCGCATACTCCAGCGCCTCTACCGCGCAGTCGATGATCTCGTCCTGGGTTTTCTTGTGCTTGTACTTTAGATGAAGATCGGAGGTTCCGACGAACATGCCGACCATGTCGGCACCGCAGTCGATGACCGCATCGATGTCGCTCTTGATGGCCCGGGATAAACAGCAGATCTTAGCGTTCAGCCCCAGCGAGGCGATCGCTTTCACTGACTCTTTTTCGCCCTGAGAGGTAGCCGGGAAGCCGGCCTCGATGATCTCGATGCCGATCTCGTCGAGCATGCGGGCGATATCGATCTTCTCCTCTCTCGTAAACGCCACGCCGGGCGTCTGCTCGCCGTCCCTGAGTGTGACGTCGCAGATCTCGATCTCGCCCATCTCCAGAGAGATGTATTTGGTCCACTCGTTGGTAGAGTATCCGGGCATCATGTGGTCAAGCTCCAGGTGCTTATAGAGTCATCGGTATTGCCATGAGAATTACAATTGCTAACGAGAATTTCGCTACCGAAATTTTCGCTCACAACGATAATGATTTATATCCTGTATACTAATAATTTTCCATCTTGAATCGCGAAGGTGTGAAGATACGTGGGAACTATCAGTGAGGAGATATTAAGCGCCGCCTCGGGAAAAAAGGCTGATGCCGGCGACTTTGTGGTCGCCAGGGTAGACTATGCCATGAGCCACGACGGCACGTCCGTGCTCGCTGTCAAAGCGTTCAGAGAGATGAAGAGCGAGAGAGTGTGGGACCCCTCGAGGATCATCATACCGTTCGACCACCTGGCGCCTGCTAACACTGAGAACACAGCGTTACTCCAGAGGGAGATCCGGCAGTGGGCGGCTGAGCAGGGAATAAAGAACCTTTACGATGTCGGGGAGGGCATCTGCCACCAGCTGTTGCCTGAAAACGGATTCGCAATGCCCGGCAAGGTCATAGTAGGCGCAGACTCGCATTCCTGCACGTATGGCGCTTTCGGCGCCTTCGCCACCGGAGTGGGCGCCACGGACATGGCCGAGATATACACCTCGGGCAAGCTGTGGTTCAGGGTGCCGGAGACGATTAAGCTGACCGTGGACGGCAAGCTGCCGGCTGCTGTGACACCTAAAGACGTGATCCTGCGCATCGCTAAGGAAGTCGGGTCTGACGGCGCTACATACAAGGCCATGGAATTTTACGGGCCGGTAATTGATCATATGTCCATCGCAGGCCGTATGACCTTATGTAACATGGCCATCGAGATGGGCGGAAAAGCAGGGATAGTGCCGCCCGACGAGAAAACTTTCGCGTTCCTGAAAGGCAGGGCAGTGGAGGAGTACCGCCCGGTCTACGCTTCCCGGGACGCAGTATACTGCGACGAACTCCATTTAGATGTATCTAAGCTTCACCCCCAGGTTTCATGTCCCCCCGACGTAGATAACGTGAAGGACGTAGGAGAGGTAGAGGGCACGCACGTTGACCAGGTGCTTATCGGCTCGTGCACCAACGGCAGGTACGAGGACCTGGCCGGTGCCGCGGCCATACTAAAAGGCAGGAAGGTCAGGTGCCGCACGCTCATCATCCCCGCATCCAGAAGTGTCATGCTAGACGCAGTGCAGACTGGCGTAGCAGCCGATCTTCTGGCCGCCGGCGCCACGATCTGTAACCCGGGCTGCGGTCCGTGCCTCGGCGGCCACATGGGCGTCCTCGCCGAAGGAGAGGCATGCCTGGCAACGACGAACAGGAACTTCAGGGGCCGGATGGGCAAGGGCGCCGACGTGTACCTCGGCTCGCCGCTGACTGCCGCTGCCACTGCGATAAATGGCAAGATCACCGACCCGAGGAGATACATATGAAGTTCAAGGGCAACGTCTGGAAATACGGTGACAACGTAGATACAGATGTCATCATCCCGGGCAAATACTTGAGGAGCACGGACTTCAACGTCTTCGGACAGCACGCCATGGAAGGTATAGACCCGGCGTTCAGGCCGAACAAGGGCGACATTATCGTGGCGGGGGAGAACTTCGGCTGCGGCTCCTCAAGAGAGCAGGCACCGCTGGCGATCAAGTATGCAGGCATCGACTGTGTGATTGCGAAGTCCTTCGCCCGTATCTTTTTCCGGAACGCGATCAACGTCGGGCTGCCGATTGTCGAGGCGGACGTGTTCGACGCAGTCGCCAAAGGTGACATAATAGAAGTGGACTTAGATCAGGGCTACGTGACGGCCAACGGTGCCAGGTATGTGAGCACCAGGCTTCCGGACTTCCTGCAGGAGATCCTCTACGCAGGCGGGCTGGTCGCCTACCGGAGGAGTAAGCGGTGAAGATAGCGGTCCTGCCCGGAGACGGTATCGGCAGGGAAGTTGTTCCGGTCGCGCACGAAGTGTTAAAAGTAGCGCTGCCGGACGCAGAATTCCTGCACGTGGAAGTCGGTAACGAGCGCTACGTCAGGGAAGGCGTCTCCATGTCGCCGGCCGATCTGGAGACCGTCAAGGCCTGCGACTGCGTCCTCTTCGGGGCGATCACCTCCCCGCCCGGAAAGCCGTACAGGAGCATCATCCTGACGCTGCGGAAAGAACTTGATTTGTACGCA harbors:
- a CDS encoding homocitrate synthase family protein; this encodes MPGYSTNEWTKYISLEMGEIEICDVTLRDGEQTPGVAFTREEKIDIARMLDEIGIEIIEAGFPATSQGEKESVKAIASLGLNAKICCLSRAIKSDIDAVIDCGADMVGMFVGTSDLHLKYKHKKTQDEIIDCAVEALEYAKRHGLIVRFSPEDGSRTGLDFLKRFYRAGEEAGADYVGAIDTVGIMTPATMRFMVGEILKTVKLPIAVHCHNDLGMAVANTLAAAEAGAKQLHTTTNGIGERAGNAALEEVLMNLRIQYGVDKYDTTRITDLSRMVQKYSGICMAKNKAIVGDHAFAHESGIHIAALLENDRTYEVFSPELVGGKREFILGKHSGSKALCYMARQMGYTLSEAETTQVLCEIKRLSELKKSIRRNELKDLIDHVVGQKFNTPEASAP
- a CDS encoding 3-isopropylmalate dehydratase large subunit, with translation MGTISEEILSAASGKKADAGDFVVARVDYAMSHDGTSVLAVKAFREMKSERVWDPSRIIIPFDHLAPANTENTALLQREIRQWAAEQGIKNLYDVGEGICHQLLPENGFAMPGKVIVGADSHSCTYGAFGAFATGVGATDMAEIYTSGKLWFRVPETIKLTVDGKLPAAVTPKDVILRIAKEVGSDGATYKAMEFYGPVIDHMSIAGRMTLCNMAIEMGGKAGIVPPDEKTFAFLKGRAVEEYRPVYASRDAVYCDELHLDVSKLHPQVSCPPDVDNVKDVGEVEGTHVDQVLIGSCTNGRYEDLAGAAAILKGRKVRCRTLIIPASRSVMLDAVQTGVAADLLAAGATICNPGCGPCLGGHMGVLAEGEACLATTNRNFRGRMGKGADVYLGSPLTAAATAINGKITDPRRYI
- a CDS encoding 3-isopropylmalate dehydratase small subunit, which encodes MKFKGNVWKYGDNVDTDVIIPGKYLRSTDFNVFGQHAMEGIDPAFRPNKGDIIVAGENFGCGSSREQAPLAIKYAGIDCVIAKSFARIFFRNAINVGLPIVEADVFDAVAKGDIIEVDLDQGYVTANGARYVSTRLPDFLQEILYAGGLVAYRRSKR